Within Mycobacteriales bacterium, the genomic segment TGGGTCGAACGTCGCGCCGGGCGAGGTCGAGGCCGTGCTGACCGCTATCGATGGCGTCCGGGAGTGCTTCGTCTTCGGCGTTCCAGCCGACGAACGCGGTGAGGACGTTGCCGCCGTCGTGATCGTAGATGCCGCGACGCAGCTCGATGCCGACAAGATCACGGTGTTGGCGCGAGAGTCCTTGTCGGGCTACAAGGTGCCCAGGCAAATCAAGGTCACCCGGTCAGAGGCGCTGCCTCTGCTTCCGACCGGCAAGGTCGACATGACAGCCGTGCGAAGCTGGCTGGCAGCGGACGCCGGCGAGTAACGGTCTGTCACCTCCTCAGGGCGAGACCTCGCTGAGGAAGTCAGCGACGACGCGATGGACTTCGTCGGGGTGGTCCTTGTGAACGGCATGGGCTCCCCCGTTAATCTCGACGATTCGCGCGTTCGCGTTGGCGCCGACGAACAGCTGCGCCTGACGGATCCGGCGCGGGTCGTCCGATGAACCGTGGATGAGCAGGATCGGGCAGGTCAGCACCGCAAGGTCCTCGAGCGGGATGAAGACCCGCTCCGCGTGGCGCACCCACAGCTCCTGCATGACCTCAACCCAGTGGTCAGGCCCGTGACGCTCAGTGTGCAGATCGCGTAGCTCCCGCGGCCACCCGCGTTCGAGCCGGTCCCGCGATGGCACCTCTGCCTTGGCGGCGTCCACCGACTTCGTCGTCCCGAGCCCCGGGCTTATCAGCACGAGGCTCGCGGGCAGGTCGGGGTGGTGCAGCGCGAGGCGCAGTGCCACCTCTGCGCCGAAGGAGAACCCGATCAGGTGGGGATTGCCGAGATCCTCGTGCTGGACCAGCGCACGTAGATCCTCCTCGATCAGCTCGAGCGCCAGCTCGCCCTTGCGGTGGTCGCTCTTACCGTGTCCCCTCAGGTCCGGGATTACCACTCGATGGGTCCCCGACAACGCGTCGGCAAGCTGCGCCCAGTCGTACGCACCCGACCCGCTGGCACCATGAACGCATAACACCCCCGGCCCGCTGCCGACTGTCTCGTAGTGCAGACGCAGACCATCGTGGTCGTAGGTAGACATGGTTGATCCGCCTCATTCGTGGTCTGTTGTGAACAGCGCACAGCCGCCGGGAGTTCCACCGCCCGTGGTCACCACGGCGACCTCTGCACCGGAGACCTGACGCGCGCCCGCCTGCCCTCGCAGCTGCTGTACG encodes:
- a CDS encoding alpha/beta hydrolase; the protein is MSTYDHDGLRLHYETVGSGPGVLCVHGASGSGAYDWAQLADALSGTHRVVIPDLRGHGKSDHRKGELALELIEEDLRALVQHEDLGNPHLIGFSFGAEVALRLALHHPDLPASLVLISPGLGTTKSVDAAKAEVPSRDRLERGWPRELRDLHTERHGPDHWVEVMQELWVRHAERVFIPLEDLAVLTCPILLIHGSSDDPRRIRQAQLFVGANANARIVEINGGAHAVHKDHPDEVHRVVADFLSEVSP